In one window of Candidatus Avedoeria danica DNA:
- the sdhC gene encoding succinate dehydrogenase, cytochrome b556 subunit: protein MASMRTAGTLPRPGLWRRLLGILRYRGHEGQWSWMLHRAAGLGIILFLYLHIFDIWLIGLGEETFNDFLFLYSHPVFKVFETFLIFGVLFHAVNGARIILVDLVPGMTRHQRKLVYIETAIMLTVLVPTVWVTLESLFR, encoded by the coding sequence ATGGCCAGTATGCGCACGGCCGGCACGCTGCCGCGCCCGGGGCTTTGGCGTCGCCTGCTCGGCATCCTGCGCTACCGCGGGCACGAGGGGCAGTGGTCGTGGATGCTGCACCGGGCGGCCGGGCTCGGCATCATCCTGTTCCTCTATCTCCACATCTTCGACATCTGGCTGATCGGGCTGGGCGAGGAAACGTTCAACGACTTCCTCTTCCTCTACAGCCACCCGGTGTTCAAGGTGTTCGAGACGTTCCTCATCTTCGGCGTGCTGTTCCATGCCGTGAACGGCGCGCGGATCATCCTGGTGGACCTCGTGCCCGGGATGACCCGACACCAGCGCAAGCTCGTCTACATCGAGACAGCCATCATGCTCACCGTCCTCGTCCCGACCGTCTGGGTCACCCTCGAATCCTTGTTTCGCTGA
- the rsmH gene encoding 16S rRNA (cytosine(1402)-N(4))-methyltransferase RsmH: MTTRHAPVLLAEILELLAPAPGGHWLDGTLGGGGHAEALLMRTAPDGRLLGIDRDPLALARAAERLAAYGDRLVLAEGNIADLDAVADANAWPPCNGILFDLGISSDQLDDPARGLSFQSDGPLDMRLGPDADMTAADWVNDAAEADLADVIWRYGEERASRRIARAIVAARPLRSTRALADVVARVVRPERGRRPVHPATRTFQALRIAVNDELSAVERAVPQAFGRLATGGRLAVISFHSLEDRIIKRAFKAAATGCTCPPEMPLCVCGGRPTVRLVTRHPVTPTEDECRANPRARSAKLRVAERLAEVAA, encoded by the coding sequence ATGACGACGCGCCACGCCCCGGTCCTCCTCGCCGAGATCCTCGAGCTGTTGGCTCCGGCGCCCGGCGGCCACTGGTTGGACGGCACGCTGGGCGGCGGCGGCCACGCCGAGGCGCTGCTGATGCGCACCGCGCCCGACGGCCGGCTGCTCGGCATCGACCGCGACCCGCTGGCGCTCGCGCGGGCCGCCGAACGGCTGGCCGCGTACGGCGACCGACTCGTTTTGGCCGAAGGAAACATCGCCGACCTCGACGCCGTCGCCGACGCGAACGCCTGGCCGCCGTGCAACGGCATCCTGTTCGATCTCGGCATCTCGTCCGACCAACTCGACGATCCGGCACGCGGCCTGTCGTTTCAATCCGACGGCCCGCTCGACATGCGGCTCGGCCCCGACGCCGACATGACCGCCGCCGACTGGGTGAACGACGCCGCCGAGGCCGACCTGGCCGACGTCATCTGGCGCTACGGCGAGGAACGAGCGAGCCGACGGATCGCCCGCGCGATCGTGGCCGCCCGCCCCCTCCGCTCGACGCGCGCGCTGGCCGACGTCGTGGCGCGGGTCGTCCGCCCCGAGCGGGGTCGGCGACCGGTCCATCCGGCCACGCGCACGTTCCAGGCACTCCGGATCGCGGTGAACGACGAGCTGTCTGCGGTGGAGCGCGCCGTGCCGCAGGCCTTCGGGCGGCTCGCGACCGGCGGGCGTCTGGCGGTGATCAGCTTCCACTCGCTCGAGGACCGGATCATCAAGCGCGCCTTCAAGGCCGCCGCCACCGGCTGCACGTGCCCGCCCGAGATGCCGCTGTGCGTATGCGGCGGCCGCCCAACGGTCCGCCTCGTGACGCGCCACCCCGTGACGCCCACCGAGGACGAGTGCCGCGCGAACCCGCGCGCCCGCAGCGCCAAGCTCCGCGTCGCCGAGCGCCTGGCCGAGGTGGCGGCGTGA
- a CDS encoding NHL repeat-containing protein, producing MPATTILRCTRRTARSLAAAALLSLGVMAGCTPNDTPVGTPPAVAPDGSTAPPGATAAVTIESSSGPTLSPPDALGTQRATGKVPTYVRSFGGFGNGDGQLQLPTGIAVDATGNVYIADSVGVQVFDGSGAFVRRVAAGELVSVEGVAVAPDGARLYVAERTPPVRVFDAAGAAIGTVGEAGTSPGQLTQPAALALDGDGNLYVADAVNGRIEVFDAGGRHLRTIGEKGGGRGQFSQPRALAVGPDGRVYVGVGDSYAIQVFGADGAYEKSFAHGYKDETLFRIAGLALDDVGRLYASEAASHYIQVFDANGWVSDLGKLGAGPTQFNTPTGLAFSAGQLYVVDQQNGRIQVFQTP from the coding sequence ATGCCCGCAACCACGATCCTGCGCTGCACGCGCCGCACGGCGCGCAGTTTGGCCGCCGCCGCGCTGCTGTCCCTCGGAGTGATGGCCGGCTGCACGCCCAACGACACGCCGGTCGGCACGCCGCCTGCCGTCGCGCCGGACGGCTCGACCGCACCGCCCGGCGCAACGGCGGCCGTCACAATCGAGAGCAGCTCCGGACCGACGCTCTCCCCGCCGGACGCCCTCGGCACGCAGCGCGCGACGGGCAAGGTACCGACGTACGTGCGCAGCTTCGGCGGCTTCGGCAACGGCGACGGCCAGCTCCAATTGCCGACCGGCATCGCCGTCGACGCCACGGGCAACGTGTACATCGCCGACTCCGTCGGGGTGCAGGTGTTCGATGGCAGCGGCGCCTTCGTGCGGCGCGTGGCCGCCGGCGAGCTCGTCTCGGTGGAGGGCGTGGCCGTCGCGCCCGACGGCGCACGGCTGTACGTGGCCGAACGGACGCCGCCGGTGCGTGTCTTCGATGCGGCGGGCGCCGCGATCGGCACCGTCGGCGAGGCCGGTACGTCTCCCGGCCAGCTCACGCAGCCGGCGGCACTGGCGCTCGACGGCGACGGGAACCTGTATGTGGCCGACGCCGTGAACGGCCGCATCGAGGTCTTCGATGCCGGCGGGCGCCACCTTCGGACGATCGGCGAGAAGGGCGGCGGCCGCGGCCAGTTCTCGCAGCCGCGCGCGCTGGCCGTCGGTCCGGACGGGCGGGTGTACGTCGGCGTCGGCGACAGCTACGCCATCCAGGTGTTCGGTGCGGACGGCGCGTACGAGAAGAGCTTTGCCCATGGCTACAAGGACGAGACGCTCTTCCGCATCGCCGGTCTGGCGCTGGACGATGTGGGCCGACTGTACGCCAGCGAAGCGGCCTCGCACTACATCCAAGTCTTCGACGCGAACGGTTGGGTGAGCGACCTCGGCAAGCTTGGCGCCGGACCGACGCAGTTCAACACGCCGACCGGACTGGCCTTCAGCGCCGGCCAGCTCTACGTCGTCGATCAGCAGAACGGCCGGATCCAGGTCTTCCAAACCCCGTAG
- a CDS encoding cell division/cell wall cluster transcriptional repressor MraZ, with amino-acid sequence MSAWDLDGELRCSIDDKGRVIIPKPFREPFEAGLHMIRGLSGKCLWLFPLDEWPAQRAALLAHLTAGAGAVDAVRFLRTGFAETPDRQGRAMIPAPLRDHCGLKPNSAVAALGMGHRLELWSAELWQKQAVDVIGQVAEIMAAADLAAMRGDAEPTR; translated from the coding sequence GTGTCTGCCTGGGATCTGGACGGCGAGCTACGGTGCAGCATCGACGACAAGGGCCGGGTGATCATCCCGAAGCCCTTCCGCGAGCCGTTCGAGGCCGGTCTGCACATGATCCGCGGCCTGTCGGGCAAGTGCCTCTGGCTGTTCCCTTTGGACGAGTGGCCGGCGCAACGGGCGGCGCTCCTGGCGCACCTCACCGCCGGCGCCGGCGCGGTGGACGCGGTCCGATTCCTGCGCACGGGCTTCGCCGAGACACCGGATCGCCAGGGGCGGGCGATGATCCCGGCGCCGCTGCGCGACCACTGCGGCCTCAAGCCCAACTCCGCCGTCGCCGCGCTCGGCATGGGCCACCGGCTCGAACTCTGGAGCGCCGAGCTCTGGCAGAAGCAGGCCGTCGACGTGATCGGCCAGGTGGCGGAGATCATGGCCGCCGCCGATCTGGCGGCGATGCGCGGCGACGCAGAGCCGACGCGATGA
- a CDS encoding penicillin-binding protein 2, translated as MRGRVDYPRLPWLGLALFGAMALVAGRVVWLSARPASAAGAAWEPSTEVLPQRGAIWDRRGRLVATESYDRYEVILEKAKLPDPAGFLAAATPHLGARADFVRQQLDEPAVKWVTVFSYAQREAADAVKALAPPEAVFIRPLASRHYALGEAAGHVTGFVDSNGNGEYGIEAAYNAQLTGVKGHTPGPFGTDPRAYVPPREGTDLVLTIDRDIQLAVWRILAAHIGTQDATGGTVIVLEPSTGDVLASVSYPAYDPNNFAAADVNRYIDPAVGAYYPPGSVLKPLSLAAAIDGGILSPNSTYDDTATVFYQGVTIPNQDYTAHGAATMWQMLQLSLNVGAVHVADTLGSARFYRALDAFGLGRPTGIDVAGEAPGMIVQPGAEGWVGSNFAYNAFGQGLDVTPLQMAVAMATIANDGVRMTPRVVRQLRADGAPPQDVAPIPVAQVISAATARTMRTMLESVVAETATGAEMAHHTSGGKTGTSELFDSDGNGEDDLIASFCGFFPVSKPRAVILVKLDRPVGERGSRVAAPIFAEVAEVVAGALGVVGDKTGGDE; from the coding sequence GTGAGGGGCCGCGTGGACTACCCGCGGCTGCCGTGGCTCGGGCTCGCGCTCTTCGGCGCGATGGCGCTCGTCGCCGGCCGCGTGGTCTGGCTGAGCGCCCGGCCGGCGTCGGCGGCGGGCGCTGCCTGGGAGCCCTCGACGGAAGTGCTGCCGCAGCGCGGCGCGATATGGGACCGGCGGGGGCGCTTGGTGGCCACCGAGAGCTACGACCGCTACGAGGTGATCCTCGAGAAGGCCAAGCTGCCGGACCCGGCGGGCTTCCTGGCCGCGGCGACGCCGCATCTGGGCGCGCGGGCGGACTTCGTCCGTCAGCAGCTCGACGAGCCGGCCGTAAAGTGGGTGACGGTGTTCAGCTACGCCCAGCGGGAGGCGGCGGACGCCGTCAAGGCCCTCGCGCCGCCAGAGGCCGTCTTCATCCGGCCGCTCGCCAGCCGGCACTACGCGCTGGGCGAGGCGGCGGGCCACGTGACGGGCTTCGTGGACTCGAACGGCAACGGCGAGTACGGGATCGAGGCGGCGTACAACGCCCAGCTGACCGGGGTCAAGGGCCACACGCCCGGCCCGTTCGGCACGGACCCGCGGGCGTACGTCCCGCCGCGCGAGGGCACGGACCTGGTGCTGACGATCGACCGCGACATCCAGCTGGCGGTGTGGCGGATCCTGGCGGCCCACATCGGAACGCAGGACGCCACGGGCGGGACCGTCATCGTCCTCGAACCGTCGACCGGCGACGTGCTGGCATCCGTCAGCTACCCGGCCTACGACCCGAACAACTTCGCCGCGGCCGACGTGAACCGCTACATCGACCCGGCCGTCGGCGCCTACTACCCGCCCGGCAGCGTGCTGAAGCCGCTGAGCCTTGCCGCGGCGATCGACGGCGGGATCCTGTCGCCCAACTCCACGTACGACGACACGGCCACGGTCTTCTACCAGGGGGTGACGATTCCCAACCAGGACTACACGGCCCACGGCGCGGCGACGATGTGGCAGATGCTGCAGCTCTCGTTGAACGTCGGCGCCGTCCATGTGGCCGACACGCTCGGCAGCGCCCGCTTCTACCGCGCGCTCGACGCGTTCGGCCTCGGCCGGCCGACGGGCATCGACGTCGCGGGCGAAGCGCCGGGCATGATCGTCCAGCCGGGCGCCGAGGGCTGGGTGGGCAGCAACTTCGCCTACAACGCGTTCGGCCAGGGTCTGGACGTCACGCCGCTCCAGATGGCGGTGGCGATGGCAACCATCGCAAACGACGGGGTGCGAATGACGCCGCGCGTCGTGCGCCAGCTGCGCGCGGACGGGGCACCGCCGCAGGACGTGGCGCCCATCCCGGTGGCCCAAGTGATCTCCGCCGCCACCGCCCGCACGATGCGCACGATGCTCGAGAGCGTCGTCGCCGAGACCGCGACGGGCGCCGAGATGGCCCACCACACGTCCGGCGGCAAGACCGGCACATCGGAGTTGTTCGACAGCGACGGCAACGGCGAGGACGACCTGATCGCCAGCTTCTGTGGTTTCTTTCCGGTCTCCAAGCCGCGGGCCGTCATCCTCGTGAAGCTCGACCGGCCAGTCGGTGAGCGCGGCAGCCGGGTGGCGGCGCCGATCTTCGCCGAGGTGGCGGAGGTGGTGGCGGGGGCGTTGGGGGTGGTTGGGGACAAGACGGGGGGCGACGAGTGA
- the ettA gene encoding energy-dependent translational throttle protein EttA has translation MSDNQQILFSMIGVGRFHPPDRHVLRDISLSFYYGAKIGVLGLNGAGKSSLLRIMAGEDDGFTGQIIIDKGVTRGMLHQEPSLDDDKTVRQVVEEAVQPVIDLMAEYDVLSGRFAEDLSGDEMDALIETQAKLGQRIEAVDGWSLAGRLEHAMDALRCPPPETPIRVLSGGERRRVALCRLLLTEPDILLLDEPTNHLDAESVQWLERHLQQYKGTVIAVTHDRYFLDNVAQWILELDRGHGIPWRGNYTSWLEQKQARLANEAKADSRRQQTLARELEWIRMAPKARHAKGKARVTAYERMLGEEGERERTDLEIYIPPGPRLGDVVITFDGVTKAFGDKLLFENLSFMIPPGCIVGVIGPNGAGKTTMLEMITGEDVPDAGTVTVGETVKLAYVDQSRAQLAADETVWQAITEGDEFLQLGPRTVNSRGYVSGFNFMGSDQQKKVGVLSGGERNRVNLARMLRSGANVLLLDEPTNDLDLNTLRALEEAIEQFAGCAVIVSHDRWFLDRVATHILAFEGDSVVRWFEGNFQDYEADRRRRLGTAADTPHRIRYRSLTRG, from the coding sequence ATGTCCGACAACCAACAGATTCTCTTTTCCATGATCGGCGTCGGCCGCTTCCATCCGCCGGACCGCCACGTCCTGCGCGACATCTCGCTCTCGTTCTACTACGGCGCCAAGATCGGCGTCCTCGGCCTGAACGGCGCCGGCAAGAGCAGCCTGCTGCGCATCATGGCCGGCGAGGACGACGGCTTCACCGGGCAGATCATCATCGACAAAGGCGTGACGCGCGGGATGCTGCATCAGGAGCCGTCCCTCGACGATGACAAGACCGTTCGCCAGGTCGTCGAGGAAGCCGTGCAGCCCGTCATCGATCTGATGGCCGAGTACGACGTGCTCTCCGGGCGCTTCGCCGAAGATCTGTCGGGCGACGAGATGGACGCGCTCATCGAGACGCAGGCCAAGCTCGGGCAGCGGATCGAGGCCGTCGACGGCTGGAGCCTGGCCGGCCGTCTCGAGCACGCGATGGATGCGCTGCGCTGCCCACCGCCCGAAACGCCCATCCGCGTCCTCTCCGGCGGCGAGCGCCGCCGCGTCGCGCTGTGCCGACTGCTCCTCACCGAGCCGGACATCCTCCTCCTGGACGAGCCGACGAACCACCTCGACGCCGAAAGCGTCCAGTGGCTCGAGCGGCACCTGCAGCAGTACAAGGGCACCGTCATCGCGGTGACGCACGACCGCTACTTCCTGGACAACGTCGCGCAGTGGATCCTCGAGCTCGACCGCGGCCACGGCATCCCGTGGCGTGGCAACTACACGTCGTGGCTGGAGCAGAAGCAGGCGCGGCTGGCGAACGAAGCCAAGGCCGACTCGCGGCGGCAGCAGACGCTGGCGCGCGAGCTCGAGTGGATCCGAATGGCGCCCAAGGCGCGGCACGCCAAGGGGAAGGCGCGGGTCACGGCCTACGAGCGGATGCTCGGCGAGGAGGGCGAGCGCGAGCGGACCGACCTCGAGATCTACATCCCGCCCGGCCCGCGGCTGGGCGACGTCGTGATCACGTTCGACGGCGTCACGAAGGCGTTCGGCGACAAGCTGCTCTTCGAGAACCTGTCGTTCATGATCCCACCGGGCTGCATCGTCGGCGTCATCGGCCCGAACGGCGCCGGCAAGACGACGATGCTCGAGATGATCACCGGTGAGGACGTGCCCGACGCCGGGACGGTGACCGTCGGCGAGACCGTCAAACTGGCATACGTCGACCAGTCGCGCGCCCAGTTGGCCGCCGACGAGACCGTCTGGCAGGCGATCACCGAAGGCGACGAGTTCCTGCAGCTCGGCCCGCGGACCGTGAACTCACGCGGATACGTATCGGGCTTCAACTTCATGGGCTCGGACCAACAGAAGAAGGTCGGCGTGCTGTCCGGCGGCGAGCGCAACCGCGTGAACCTGGCCCGGATGCTGCGATCGGGCGCCAACGTCCTGCTCTTGGACGAGCCGACGAACGACCTCGACCTCAACACGCTCCGGGCGCTCGAGGAGGCGATCGAGCAGTTCGCCGGGTGCGCCGTGATCGTCAGCCACGACCGCTGGTTCCTGGACCGCGTGGCGACGCACATCCTGGCGTTCGAGGGCGACAGCGTCGTGCGCTGGTTCGAGGGCAACTTCCAGGATTACGAGGCCGATCGGCGTCGGCGCCTCGGAACGGCCGCCGACACGCCGCATCGGATCCGGTATCGGAGCTTGACGCGGGGCTGA
- a CDS encoding cell division protein FtsW, producing MTQRAAGDVQATRPAIHAPASPAAPHDAMHAPPRPKRQRDGVLIGAVGLLLLIGILAVFTASDSAALQGHLMWSAVGITAAGVVATIGDYRLIQRWSPLLFIGLIGLLVLVLLVGQEVNGSTRWLFGGSVQPGELAKLVVVIYIADWLSGRPHEIRQFAVGLVPFIVLVSLVCGLIILQPNFSTAILVLGIASAMLVAAGARIDQMLMSGSIAVVVLTGALIMADYRVSRVLGFLNASGMADGANWQPNLVQGAVLRGGWFGVGLGNGQYKHFMPLSTGATDAVFAVIGEETGVLGCLLVVALFATVAWRGMRIARGAPDPFAKLAALGVTWWIVSQAFVHMAVVTRLIPFTGVPLPFISSGGSSLTTTLVGVGLLVAISQRVDPAKVTPYGLVDFRWWNRRSRVSRAYRARRAGLAG from the coding sequence ATGACGCAGCGCGCAGCGGGCGACGTGCAGGCAACGCGGCCGGCGATTCATGCGCCGGCGTCGCCCGCCGCGCCCCACGACGCGATGCACGCGCCGCCGCGGCCGAAGCGACAGCGGGACGGCGTCCTGATCGGGGCCGTCGGGCTGCTCCTGCTCATCGGCATCCTGGCCGTCTTCACCGCCAGCGACAGCGCCGCGCTGCAGGGGCACCTCATGTGGTCGGCCGTCGGGATCACCGCCGCCGGCGTCGTCGCCACGATCGGCGACTACCGGCTCATCCAGCGCTGGTCGCCGCTCCTGTTCATCGGGCTGATCGGCCTCCTCGTGCTGGTGCTCCTCGTCGGCCAGGAGGTGAACGGCAGCACGCGCTGGCTGTTCGGCGGCTCCGTCCAGCCGGGCGAGCTCGCCAAGCTCGTCGTCGTCATCTACATCGCCGACTGGTTGTCGGGGCGGCCGCACGAGATCCGGCAGTTCGCGGTCGGCCTCGTGCCGTTCATCGTCCTCGTCAGCCTGGTCTGCGGCCTGATCATCCTCCAACCGAACTTCTCGACCGCCATCCTCGTCCTCGGCATCGCCAGCGCGATGCTCGTGGCGGCCGGCGCCCGGATCGACCAGATGCTCATGAGCGGCTCGATCGCCGTCGTCGTCCTGACCGGGGCGCTGATCATGGCCGACTACCGCGTCAGCCGCGTCCTGGGCTTCCTGAACGCCAGCGGCATGGCCGACGGCGCGAACTGGCAGCCGAACCTGGTGCAGGGCGCCGTGCTCCGCGGCGGCTGGTTCGGCGTCGGGCTCGGCAACGGACAGTACAAGCACTTCATGCCGCTCTCCACCGGCGCCACGGACGCCGTGTTCGCCGTCATCGGCGAGGAGACCGGCGTCCTCGGCTGCCTGCTCGTCGTCGCGCTCTTCGCCACCGTCGCGTGGCGCGGCATGCGCATCGCGCGCGGCGCGCCCGACCCGTTCGCCAAGCTGGCGGCGCTCGGCGTGACGTGGTGGATCGTCAGCCAGGCGTTCGTGCACATGGCCGTCGTCACGCGCCTCATTCCGTTCACCGGCGTGCCGCTGCCGTTCATCTCGTCCGGCGGCAGCAGCCTCACCACGACGCTGGTGGGCGTCGGGCTGCTCGTGGCGATCTCGCAGCGGGTCGATCCCGCAAAGGTGACGCCGTATGGTCTTGTGGATTTCCGGTGGTGGAACCGCCGGTCACGTGTATCCCGCGCTTACCGTGCGCGGCGCGCTGGGCTCGCGGGTTAG
- a CDS encoding O-methyltransferase — protein MTTEPTGPTGNAAAADVATPAAGSPPIKAYGAGDPALAAYVESVFAPEDGVLRAARERSAAAGLPLIHVGAMDARHLEVVTRAVGAVKAVEIGTLGGYSGIAIARGLAPGGHLWTLELEAERAELARANFAAAGVADRVTVVVGPALDNLPALAADGPFDLVFIDADKGGYGAYLDWAADHLRPGGVVLGDNAFAWGGVVGDEAPSDDAAAIKAFNARLAGDGRWRATMWPTAEGLAMGVRV, from the coding sequence ATGACGACCGAACCCACAGGGCCGACCGGGAATGCCGCCGCCGCCGACGTTGCGACGCCGGCGGCCGGGTCGCCGCCGATCAAGGCGTACGGCGCCGGCGATCCCGCCTTGGCCGCCTACGTCGAGTCCGTGTTCGCGCCCGAGGACGGCGTCCTGCGCGCCGCCCGCGAGCGCTCCGCCGCCGCCGGTCTGCCGCTCATCCACGTCGGCGCGATGGACGCGCGCCACCTCGAGGTCGTGACGCGCGCTGTCGGGGCGGTGAAGGCGGTCGAAATCGGCACGCTCGGCGGCTACTCGGGCATCGCGATCGCCCGCGGCCTGGCGCCCGGCGGGCACCTCTGGACGCTCGAACTGGAAGCCGAGCGCGCCGAGCTGGCGCGGGCAAACTTCGCGGCGGCGGGCGTCGCCGACCGCGTAACCGTCGTCGTCGGCCCGGCGCTGGACAACCTGCCGGCGCTGGCGGCCGACGGCCCGTTCGACCTCGTGTTCATCGACGCGGACAAGGGCGGCTACGGCGCGTACCTGGACTGGGCGGCGGACCACCTGCGCCCGGGCGGCGTCGTCCTCGGGGACAACGCGTTCGCGTGGGGGGGCGTCGTGGGGGACGAAGCGCCGAGCGATGACGCGGCGGCGATAAAGGCGTTCAACGCGCGGCTGGCGGGGGACGGGCGGTGGCGGGCGACGATGTGGCCGACGGCGGAGGGGCTGGCGATGGGGGTGCGGGTGTAG
- the ssb gene encoding single-stranded DNA-binding protein, producing the protein MYQRTVVVGNLGRDPEMRYTANGTPVCNFTVATNRKWTDQDGSSQEETTWFRVSVFGRQAEICNQYLAKGRLVLCEGEIRTSTYTDQNGAERNGWELRANIVKFLGGTGDRGPAGAFDDAGAGHGESHMAEDDIPF; encoded by the coding sequence ATGTACCAACGCACTGTCGTCGTGGGCAATCTCGGCCGGGATCCCGAGATGCGCTACACCGCCAACGGCACCCCTGTCTGCAACTTCACCGTGGCCACCAACCGGAAGTGGACGGACCAGGACGGCTCATCCCAGGAAGAGACCACCTGGTTCCGCGTCAGCGTCTTCGGCCGCCAGGCCGAAATCTGCAACCAGTACCTGGCCAAGGGCCGGCTGGTCCTGTGCGAGGGCGAGATCCGCACGAGCACCTACACGGACCAGAACGGCGCCGAGCGCAACGGCTGGGAGCTCCGGGCGAACATCGTCAAGTTCCTCGGCGGCACCGGTGACCGCGGACCGGCCGGTGCGTTCGACGACGCCGGCGCCGGCCACGGCGAGAGCCACATGGCCGAGGACGACATCCCGTTCTAA
- a CDS encoding phospho-N-acetylmuramoyl-pentapeptide-transferase, whose amino-acid sequence MAQRQLGKAIREDGPSHGSKAGTPTMGGIVLVLGILLGIGAAAAFGTWLLSRFFAFGDYSYEVTKSARAAAITMAWALAATAGATLLFGAIGLMDDWHGLARKGRARALGIGLSARRLLALQFAAALVVALLLARMPAAMPTNSAMPGLRPSPHPTAQSLLTLIVRDPTSLGTTFGPLAWLAVASIVLVAMVNGVNLSDGLDGLAAGVAAIAFAALGLCLLRLQFARPDTLSMTSVVDFSHFLLCFAVAGACLGFLVHNRYPAKVFMGNVTSMALGGALATIALATGTWLLLPLIGIVYVAEVLSDIIQVGYFKWTGGKRVFRMAPLHHHFELGGMHETAVTRRFWLAGAAGGALAVGFVYWATWGMSG is encoded by the coding sequence TTGGCACAGCGCCAACTCGGAAAGGCCATTCGCGAGGATGGGCCGAGCCACGGATCGAAGGCCGGGACGCCGACGATGGGCGGCATTGTGCTCGTCCTGGGGATACTCCTCGGCATCGGCGCCGCGGCCGCCTTCGGAACGTGGCTCCTGAGTCGGTTCTTCGCGTTCGGGGACTATTCGTACGAGGTCACCAAGAGCGCCCGCGCGGCAGCTATCACGATGGCGTGGGCGTTGGCCGCGACGGCCGGCGCGACGCTGCTGTTCGGAGCGATCGGGCTCATGGACGACTGGCACGGGCTGGCACGCAAGGGACGGGCGCGCGCCTTGGGGATCGGACTGTCCGCCCGCCGTCTTCTTGCCCTGCAATTCGCCGCAGCCCTCGTCGTCGCCCTACTTCTCGCGCGGATGCCGGCAGCCATGCCAACCAACTCGGCTATGCCGGGATTGCGGCCTTCGCCCCACCCAACCGCACAGAGCCTCCTCACGCTAATCGTGCGTGATCCGACGTCGCTTGGAACGACGTTTGGACCATTGGCGTGGCTCGCGGTGGCGTCGATCGTGCTCGTCGCTATGGTCAACGGTGTGAACCTAAGCGACGGCCTCGACGGACTGGCCGCCGGCGTTGCGGCGATCGCCTTCGCCGCGCTCGGCCTGTGCTTGCTGCGATTGCAGTTCGCGCGACCCGATACGCTGAGCATGACGTCGGTCGTCGATTTCTCGCACTTTCTGCTCTGCTTCGCCGTCGCCGGCGCCTGCCTCGGCTTCCTCGTCCACAACCGCTACCCCGCCAAAGTCTTCATGGGCAACGTGACGTCCATGGCCCTCGGCGGCGCCCTCGCCACGATCGCCCTCGCCACCGGCACGTGGCTGCTGCTGCCGCTCATCGGCATCGTCTACGTCGCGGAAGTGCTCAGCGACATCATCCAGGTCGGCTACTTCAAGTGGACCGGCGGCAAGCGCGTCTTTCGGATGGCGCCGCTGCACCACCACTTCGAGCTGGGTGGGATGCACGAGACCGCCGTGACGCGGCGGTTCTGGCTGGCGGGCGCCGCGGGCGGTGCGCTGGCGGTGGGGTTCGTGTACTGGGCCACGTGGGGGATGTCGGGATGA
- a CDS encoding succinate dehydrogenase hydrophobic membrane anchor subunit, protein MSIYRTPRAERVRAQGNFELYAWFFMRVSGLVLLFIAVFHLLYMHLYARVETIDYAWVVQRWSNPGWRLYDWLLLTFALSHGTNGVRTVIDDYVPRGLGNVVCKWTAFGLALFFFVMGTQVILTTKVPAAALALLRLVA, encoded by the coding sequence GTGAGCATTTACCGCACCCCGCGCGCCGAGCGCGTGCGCGCGCAAGGCAACTTCGAACTGTACGCATGGTTCTTCATGCGCGTCAGCGGCCTCGTCCTGTTGTTCATCGCCGTGTTCCATCTGCTCTACATGCACTTGTACGCGCGGGTCGAGACGATCGACTACGCCTGGGTCGTGCAGCGCTGGTCGAATCCGGGGTGGCGGCTGTACGACTGGCTGCTCCTGACGTTCGCGCTGTCGCACGGCACGAACGGCGTGCGGACCGTGATCGACGACTACGTGCCGCGCGGCCTCGGCAACGTCGTCTGCAAGTGGACGGCGTTCGGCTTGGCGCTCTTCTTCTTCGTCATGGGCACCCAGGTCATCCTGACCACCAAGGTCCCGGCAGCCGCGCTGGCGCTGCTCCGCCTCGTCGCCTAA